The Haemophilus parainfluenzae genome window below encodes:
- a CDS encoding baseplate J/gp47 family protein, translating to MKKEDVKIVSDDIKQILADIIADYEQRTSKTLQPAHIERSIIQSYAYREMLVRQGINHAFLQTFPQFATGLALDLCGEPMGCYRLSDQAAEVTLRFSVSGSHSAIVIPQGTLVGATDSLLFSTQTEVRINPTEQYVDVTAICQTTGESGNSWQIGQVKTLKSELPADVTVSNIDVSANGIDTESDDAYRKRILLAPEAFTTCGSVAAYEYHTRSVSQVISDVAISTPQGGTVKVTVLTKHGLPSEILQEKIRHYISGEKRRPLCDTVIVAAPERKSYRVVANLDLLATVAENEVKTHAETALRTYLSSRTQKLGLDIVPLDIQSVLKVAGVYNVHLASPQLTELTPEQWAECESITININAERKDG from the coding sequence GTGAAAAAAGAAGACGTAAAAATTGTCTCTGACGACATCAAGCAAATTTTAGCCGATATCATTGCCGACTACGAGCAGCGTACAAGTAAAACATTGCAACCTGCCCACATTGAACGCTCTATTATTCAATCTTATGCTTACCGAGAAATGCTGGTGCGACAAGGTATTAACCACGCTTTTTTGCAAACTTTTCCGCAATTTGCCACAGGGCTTGCTTTAGATTTATGCGGTGAGCCGATGGGCTGTTATCGCTTATCAGACCAAGCTGCCGAAGTCACTTTGCGTTTTAGCGTGAGTGGTTCGCATTCCGCCATTGTTATTCCACAAGGCACGCTGGTTGGTGCAACCGATAGCCTATTATTCTCCACCCAAACCGAAGTGCGCATTAACCCCACCGAGCAATATGTGGATGTAACGGCGATTTGCCAAACCACAGGCGAAAGTGGCAATAGCTGGCAAATCGGGCAAGTAAAAACGCTCAAAAGTGAACTGCCAGCCGATGTAACCGTCTCCAATATTGATGTGTCGGCAAATGGTATCGACACTGAAAGCGATGATGCCTACCGCAAGCGGATTTTGCTTGCGCCTGAAGCTTTTACCACTTGCGGTTCAGTTGCCGCTTACGAATATCACACTCGTAGCGTGTCGCAAGTGATTTCTGATGTGGCGATTTCCACTCCTCAAGGCGGCACGGTCAAAGTCACAGTATTGACCAAGCACGGACTGCCGTCTGAGATTTTGCAGGAAAAAATTCGCCATTACATCAGTGGCGAAAAACGCCGACCGCTGTGCGACACCGTGATTGTGGCTGCACCTGAACGCAAAAGCTATCGTGTGGTCGCCAATTTAGATTTGCTGGCAACAGTAGCTGAAAATGAAGTGAAAACTCATGCTGAAACCGCTTTGCGAACCTACCTTTCATCTCGCACACAGAAATTAGGGCTGGACATCGTACCGCTTGATATTCAAAGCGTGCTGAAAGTAGCGGGCGTGTACAACGTGCATTTGGCAAGCCCACAACTTACCGAGCTCACGCCTGAACAATGGGCAGAGTGCGAAAGCATCACAATAAACATTAACGCGGAGCGGAAAGATGGCTAA
- a CDS encoding tail protein X produces MTQTVLKHIVKQGERWDNLAYYYYGDALEYGRLISSNPQLSFCEVLPTGATVFIPVLNVKPTQNENLPPWLRGNADE; encoded by the coding sequence ATGACACAAACCGTCCTTAAACACATCGTCAAACAAGGCGAACGTTGGGATAACCTTGCCTATTATTACTATGGCGATGCGTTGGAATATGGTCGCTTGATTTCTTCTAATCCGCAGTTGAGTTTTTGCGAAGTGTTACCCACAGGAGCGACGGTGTTTATCCCTGTGCTGAACGTGAAACCAACCCAAAACGAAAATCTGCCGCCTTGGTTGCGAGGAAATGCCGATGAGTAA
- a CDS encoding type I-C CRISPR-associated protein Cas8c/Csd1 encodes MNIGRAAAQIIKKKLHGYQAELKAHEQISLIMLDSATPGRMALTYYQEFLPADYFANLDAWIDDFSWYQRYSIEQPNAKKSDKKKTLWAFVPPSPYSIAEAVYGKSLSDTLKKQLYARLLPVIAGGTFVPIPEDLVQKSFKVACSPFANHRPEDGEKIRSANWQRNIGVACALYKGWRARHHDLSQRRTYPMSLDTQNRSRDYLYGRLLAVAENTESYALYLAGEKRATTAERYMQRFAEHPFATWRNIELALKPYQERLRNNGKDTGVQAIGEIMELFATNDFTSDDKLSGEFLLGYHCQKMEITRRIAELSANKSKTHE; translated from the coding sequence GTGAATATCGGGCGTGCTGCTGCACAAATTATCAAAAAGAAACTGCACGGCTATCAGGCAGAATTGAAAGCCCACGAACAAATCTCCCTGATTATGCTCGATTCTGCCACGCCGGGGCGCATGGCACTGACCTATTACCAAGAATTTCTGCCTGCCGACTATTTCGCTAATTTGGATGCATGGATTGACGATTTTTCTTGGTATCAGCGTTACAGCATTGAGCAACCGAATGCTAAAAAATCAGATAAAAAGAAAACCCTTTGGGCTTTCGTCCCGCCGTCGCCTTACAGCATTGCCGAAGCCGTGTACGGCAAATCCCTGTCCGATACGCTCAAAAAACAGCTTTACGCTCGCCTTCTGCCCGTTATCGCAGGCGGAACATTCGTGCCGATCCCTGAAGATTTAGTGCAAAAGAGTTTTAAGGTAGCCTGCAGTCCTTTTGCAAATCATCGCCCTGAAGATGGAGAAAAAATCCGATCTGCAAATTGGCAAAGAAACATCGGCGTTGCCTGCGCCCTATACAAAGGCTGGCGCGCTCGTCATCACGATTTATCACAACGGAGAACTTACCCTATGAGTTTGGATACCCAAAACCGCTCGCGCGACTACTTGTACGGCAGGCTGCTTGCCGTCGCCGAAAACACCGAATCCTACGCCCTGTATTTGGCGGGCGAAAAACGCGCCACCACCGCCGAGCGCTATATGCAGCGTTTCGCCGAACACCCATTTGCCACATGGCGTAATATTGAGCTGGCATTGAAACCCTATCAAGAACGCCTGCGCAACAATGGCAAAGATACCGGTGTACAGGCAATCGGCGAAATTATGGAATTATTTGCCACCAATGATTTCACCTCCGACGACAAATTAAGCGGCGAATTTCTCTTGGGCTACCACTGCCAAAAAATGGAAATCACCCGTCGTATTGCCGAGCTTTCAGCCAATAAATCCAAAACCCACGAATAA
- a CDS encoding phage baseplate assembly protein V: MQTHNFGATYQEGIVSAIDPKSHKVRCKIPALEDLETAWLSFLTPNAGGNQFYCLPDEGELVAILLDARGEGGCVLGAIYNEQDKTPVANGDIWFKKFKNGTTIAHDRKSGDLTIHTSGKVIVNNCEVEVNNGNVNVNGGDVIADGISLKNHHHIEQGDGKPTSPSQA, translated from the coding sequence ATGCAAACCCATAATTTTGGTGCGACCTATCAAGAAGGCATTGTGTCGGCAATCGACCCGAAAAGTCATAAAGTGCGGTGTAAAATCCCCGCCCTTGAAGATTTAGAAACCGCGTGGCTCTCATTCTTAACGCCCAACGCAGGCGGCAACCAGTTTTACTGCTTACCCGATGAGGGTGAACTGGTGGCGATTTTACTCGATGCACGTGGTGAAGGTGGTTGCGTATTGGGGGCGATTTATAACGAGCAAGACAAAACGCCTGTTGCCAATGGCGACATTTGGTTCAAAAAATTTAAAAACGGCACAACTATTGCCCACGACCGTAAATCAGGCGATTTAACCATTCACACCAGCGGTAAAGTTATCGTCAATAATTGCGAAGTGGAAGTGAACAACGGTAATGTGAACGTAAATGGTGGCGATGTGATTGCTGACGGTATTTCCCTTAAAAATCATCACCACATCGAACAAGGTGACGGCAAGCCAACCAGCCCATCTCAAGCCTAA
- the cas4 gene encoding CRISPR-associated protein Cas4: protein MTALLTETQGENQDARLIPLSALQHYAFCPRQCALIHNEQAWAENYLTAQGKALHERVDSGEPETRKGVRFERTVHVSAEKLGISGVLDLVEVDTKTGRLKPVEYKRGKPKLDPIDEIQLCAQGLCLEEMTGQTVSEGALWYMQTRHRIPVVFSDDLRTRTFATIAAVRELLISGQTPLPDYAKRCKACSLVEICQPELLGKRDRSVGYVAELFGE, encoded by the coding sequence GTGACCGCACTTTTAACCGAAACCCAAGGGGAAAATCAGGATGCGCGCCTGATTCCCCTTTCTGCCCTGCAACACTACGCCTTCTGTCCGCGTCAATGTGCCTTGATTCACAACGAGCAGGCGTGGGCGGAGAATTATTTGACTGCGCAGGGCAAGGCGCTGCATGAGCGGGTGGATTCGGGCGAGCCGGAAACGCGTAAGGGCGTGCGTTTTGAGCGGACGGTGCATGTGTCAGCGGAGAAGCTGGGCATCAGCGGCGTGTTGGATTTGGTGGAAGTGGACACGAAAACAGGCCGTCTGAAACCCGTGGAATACAAGCGCGGCAAGCCCAAACTCGACCCGATAGACGAAATCCAGCTTTGCGCCCAAGGCTTGTGTTTGGAAGAAATGACGGGGCAAACCGTCAGCGAGGGCGCGCTGTGGTATATGCAAACCCGCCACCGCATCCCCGTCGTCTTTTCAGACGACCTCCGAACCCGCACGTTCGCCACCATCGCCGCCGTCCGCGAACTCCTAATCAGCGGCCAAACCCCGCTGCCCGACTACGCCAAACGCTGCAAAGCCTGCTCGCTGGTAGAGATTTGCCAGCCGGAGTTATTGGGGAAACGGGATAGGAGTGTGGGGTATGTGGCGGAGTTGTTTGGGGAGTGA
- a CDS encoding type I-C CRISPR-associated protein Cas8c/Csd1: MSWMQKLYRTYEYVQEQGLDDENLALPFHMSKAVHLKVILNDKAELVGAERFEVKKQVPIQVTEKSSKRAGSTIASYALHDGLQYIAKTAGNYLTIEYLSKVAEKDNGKKWKEFLAGTDEDKQKFADTEKAKYKDCFEFYEKQLSGWTEFGNLKEINIVLQYIQKGSLIEDLLEKQIFSFKDNILSAGKDDPFSLTIVWAVEISNDPHSDLWSKNSIKKQWIKYQESQSREESEQPELCYITGERDYAAKAYPKIEGNAKLVSANDTSGFTFLGRFLSDKQAVALGRDVSQKAFNMLKWLIKRQGIRNGDQVTVAWAISGKPVPSPMKDISSEIDWDNLDISAVENPDEIVAQRLPENSEPSPIGR, translated from the coding sequence ATGAGCTGGATGCAGAAACTTTATCGGACGTATGAATATGTCCAAGAGCAAGGTTTGGATGATGAAAATTTGGCATTGCCGTTTCATATGTCCAAAGCGGTTCATTTAAAAGTTATTTTGAATGATAAAGCAGAGCTCGTTGGGGCAGAGAGATTTGAGGTAAAGAAACAAGTTCCGATACAGGTAACTGAAAAATCATCAAAACGTGCAGGATCAACTATCGCTTCTTATGCATTACATGATGGCTTGCAATATATTGCTAAAACAGCGGGAAATTACTTAACAATTGAATATCTTTCTAAAGTGGCTGAGAAGGACAACGGAAAGAAATGGAAAGAATTTCTTGCAGGGACTGATGAAGATAAACAGAAATTTGCCGATACGGAAAAAGCAAAATATAAAGATTGTTTTGAGTTTTATGAAAAGCAATTATCTGGCTGGACTGAGTTCGGAAATTTGAAAGAAATAAATATTGTTTTGCAATATATTCAAAAAGGTTCATTGATTGAAGATTTGTTAGAGAAACAGATTTTTTCTTTCAAGGATAATATTTTGTCGGCAGGAAAAGATGATCCTTTTAGCTTGACCATTGTATGGGCTGTTGAAATATCTAACGACCCACATTCGGATTTATGGAGTAAAAACAGTATAAAAAAACAATGGATAAAATATCAAGAAAGCCAGTCTAGAGAAGAAAGTGAACAACCAGAATTATGCTACATCACTGGTGAAAGAGATTATGCGGCAAAGGCTTATCCCAAAATTGAGGGTAATGCGAAATTGGTTTCTGCTAATGATACCAGTGGCTTTACTTTTCTTGGTCGGTTCTTATCAGACAAGCAAGCAGTAGCTTTGGGGAGAGATGTTTCTCAAAAAGCCTTTAATATGCTGAAGTGGCTTATAAAACGCCAAGGCATCCGAAACGGAGATCAAGTTACCGTCGCCTGGGCAATCAGCGGTAAACCCGTCCCATCTCCGATGAAAGACATTTCCAGCGAAATCGATTGGGATAACCTGGACATAAGTGCGGTTGAAAATCCTGATGAAATCGTCGCCCAAAGGCTACCTGAAAACTCAGAACCGTCCCCGATTGGTCGGTGA
- a CDS encoding phage late control D family protein — protein MSNVQKPDLTLFYEKTNITAEIEPSLIELTYTDYLEGQSDELSVSFEDISGKWIRQWFPTQGDKLKAAIGYQGESLVQIGAFEIDEVEYGYRPSSITLRALSTGISKANRTLKPKAYENTTLAQVVAAVANRLKLKVVGKIRQIPIQRITQYQERDVEFLARLAREYHHSFKIVGNQLVFTDKDELGQTEPVAVLDETQCISIRLRDRIKDTAKQVEIKGFDTSGKKVVKKSKKANALRPKMQQAQAASGDTLKITTRGESQEQIDARGDAALSEQNEDQSAGDITLIGNPKLVAGSTIMLKNLGVFSGKYLIKQSRHSISRTQGYITNIEVRMLEFIPDDLMTLGMEMTNANP, from the coding sequence ATGAGTAACGTGCAAAAACCTGATTTAACGCTCTTTTATGAGAAAACCAATATCACGGCGGAGATTGAGCCGTCCTTGATTGAGCTGACCTACACCGACTATTTGGAAGGACAATCGGATGAGCTTTCTGTTTCCTTTGAGGACATCAGTGGCAAATGGATTCGCCAATGGTTTCCGACACAGGGCGACAAACTCAAGGCGGCGATTGGCTATCAGGGCGAGTCTCTGGTGCAAATTGGGGCATTTGAGATTGACGAGGTAGAATATGGCTATCGTCCGTCCAGCATTACCTTGCGAGCCTTATCCACTGGCATTAGCAAAGCTAACCGCACATTAAAACCCAAAGCCTACGAGAACACCACGCTCGCCCAAGTGGTGGCAGCGGTGGCAAATCGCTTGAAACTCAAAGTGGTGGGCAAAATTCGCCAAATTCCTATTCAACGCATTACCCAATATCAAGAACGCGACGTGGAATTTTTAGCACGCCTTGCTCGTGAATATCATCACAGTTTCAAGATTGTGGGCAATCAACTGGTGTTTACCGATAAAGATGAACTCGGGCAAACCGAGCCTGTGGCAGTATTGGACGAAACCCAGTGTATCAGCATTCGCTTGCGTGATCGCATTAAAGACACGGCAAAGCAGGTGGAAATCAAGGGCTTTGATACAAGCGGTAAAAAAGTGGTAAAAAAAAGCAAAAAAGCCAACGCACTTCGCCCGAAAATGCAGCAGGCACAGGCGGCAAGTGGCGATACGCTCAAAATTACCACCCGTGGCGAAAGCCAAGAACAGATTGATGCCAGAGGTGACGCAGCATTAAGCGAGCAAAACGAAGACCAAAGTGCAGGCGATATTACGCTCATTGGCAATCCCAAACTGGTGGCAGGCTCAACCATTATGCTTAAAAATTTGGGCGTATTTTCGGGCAAATACTTAATCAAGCAATCTCGCCACAGTATTTCACGCACACAAGGTTACATCACCAACATCGAAGTGCGAATGTTGGAATTTATCCCCGATGATTTGATGACTTTAGGCATGGAGATGACGAATGCAAACCCATAA
- a CDS encoding phage tail protein, with the protein MANLTLTRQWVENIYQLETSDPVMGGPDGIDNRQAKELGARTNWLKDQVDGINQDRTGYAPKASPAFTGIPTAPTAAAGTNNAQIATTEFVKTAIAALVGSAPAALDTLEELARALAGDANLKATLLAEIGKKANATDFNALHDLFIGIPIPYPLSTVPTGCLAMNGQRFDTRRYPKLAQKYPSGQLPDLRGEFIRGWDNGRGVDAGRGLLSAQGDAIRNITGQVGTDNGWIFRSPSGAIFDPYNGNNTQRLRAVTTPDGVGNDGRSIGWFNFDASKVVPTANENRPRNIAYHYICLAA; encoded by the coding sequence ATGGCAAATTTAACCTTAACCCGACAATGGGTGGAAAACATCTATCAACTGGAAACATCCGACCCTGTAATGGGCGGACCAGACGGCATTGATAATCGCCAAGCCAAAGAACTGGGTGCGAGAACGAATTGGCTAAAAGACCAAGTGGACGGTATCAACCAAGACCGCACTGGCTACGCCCCCAAAGCCAGCCCTGCATTCACGGGCATACCCACTGCACCAACGGCTGCGGCAGGGACGAATAATGCTCAAATTGCGACTACAGAATTTGTAAAAACCGCAATCGCTGCATTGGTAGGGTCAGCCCCAGCAGCATTAGACACGTTAGAAGAATTGGCACGTGCATTAGCTGGTGATGCAAATTTAAAAGCCACATTGCTGGCAGAAATCGGGAAAAAAGCCAATGCCACTGATTTTAATGCCTTACATGATTTATTTATTGGTATCCCTATCCCTTATCCACTCTCTACCGTCCCAACAGGTTGCTTAGCCATGAACGGACAGCGGTTTGATACTCGTCGATATCCAAAATTAGCACAGAAATATCCGTCAGGACAGTTGCCTGATTTACGCGGGGAGTTTATTCGCGGTTGGGATAATGGTCGTGGGGTTGATGCGGGGCGTGGGTTGTTGTCGGCACAGGGAGATGCGATTCGGAATATTACAGGGCAGGTTGGAACAGATAACGGATGGATCTTCAGAAGTCCGTCCGGTGCTATTTTTGACCCATATAATGGCAACAACACTCAGAGATTAAGAGCTGTGACAACACCTGATGGCGTAGGCAATGACGGCAGAAGTATCGGTTGGTTTAACTTTGATGCAAGTAAAGTTGTTCCAACGGCTAACGAAAACCGCCCACGCAATATCGCCTATCACTACATCTGCCTAGCCGCATAA
- the cas7c gene encoding type I-C CRISPR-associated protein Cas7/Csd2: protein MSLTQKIDFALILKVTNANPNGDPLNGNRPRADFQGFGEMTDVCLKRKIRDRLQDKKYPIFVQANERKDDGMVSLKNRYDVFIKYLKDSKNSIEETKGENADKQKSAKNELKKDEIAKKACEKWLDVRSFGQVFAFSGKDEDGVSIAVRGPVTIHSAFSVEPINITSTQITKSVNGDGDSDVKKSSDTMGMKHRVDQGVYVAFGAMSPQLAERTGFSDDDAEKIKAVLTKLFEGDASSARPEGSMQVLKLIWWEHNSKAGQYSSAKVHGKLRKIIEERIKNKSIDGLIEDITEEKLTVKESEETLKPEILDGF, encoded by the coding sequence ATGAGCTTAACCCAAAAAATCGACTTCGCCTTAATCCTGAAAGTAACCAACGCCAACCCTAACGGCGACCCCTTAAACGGTAACCGTCCGCGTGCCGATTTCCAAGGCTTCGGCGAAATGACAGACGTCTGTTTAAAACGTAAAATTCGAGACCGTTTACAGGATAAAAAATACCCAATTTTTGTTCAAGCAAACGAACGTAAAGATGATGGCATGGTGAGTTTAAAAAACCGTTATGACGTGTTTATTAAATATTTAAAAGACAGCAAAAACAGCATTGAAGAAACCAAGGGTGAAAATGCAGATAAGCAAAAGTCAGCTAAGAACGAGTTAAAAAAAGATGAAATAGCCAAAAAAGCTTGTGAAAAATGGCTAGATGTACGTAGCTTTGGTCAAGTTTTTGCTTTTAGCGGGAAGGATGAAGATGGTGTGTCTATTGCTGTTCGTGGTCCAGTTACCATCCACTCTGCGTTTAGTGTTGAGCCAATTAATATTACTAGTACACAGATCACTAAAAGCGTGAATGGTGATGGCGATAGTGATGTGAAAAAAAGCTCCGACACTATGGGCATGAAGCACCGCGTCGATCAGGGCGTGTACGTTGCCTTCGGTGCAATGTCGCCGCAGCTTGCCGAGCGCACCGGTTTTTCAGACGACGATGCCGAAAAAATCAAAGCCGTGCTCACCAAACTCTTTGAAGGCGACGCATCATCCGCCCGCCCCGAAGGCAGCATGCAGGTGCTGAAACTCATCTGGTGGGAACACAACAGCAAAGCAGGGCAATATTCTTCAGCTAAAGTGCATGGTAAGTTGAGAAAAATTATTGAAGAGAGAATAAAAAATAAATCCATTGATGGTCTGATTGAGGATATAACCGAAGAGAAACTTACCGTTAAGGAAAGTGAAGAAACATTGAAACCTGAAATCCTTGATGGTTTTTAA
- a CDS encoding DUF4376 domain-containing protein has product MTVTFNQDGFAETSGEITVYCTDNQDIYSHSTTEYVSEGGSLSAGSYLDAPPQPKQGFVIVRADNSWQYQADHRGTYYSKETGEKVEHTALGELPDNLTVLEPLAEPCKWNGTEWVKDEAKIAEIKSQQQAEMWERIKQKRHDNLRGGVFVRSIGKWFHSNDESRQQYTFMRTLEQLPPNMQWKTMENAFVPFNGAILDELSLQLIADEQADFANAERHKHLMEQVENPLNYDFSDGWTTTFTE; this is encoded by the coding sequence ATGACCGTAACATTTAATCAAGACGGCTTTGCCGAAACCAGTGGCGAAATCACCGTGTATTGCACTGACAACCAAGATATTTACAGCCACAGCACCACCGAATATGTGAGCGAAGGCGGAAGCCTTTCCGCAGGCAGTTATTTAGATGCACCGCCACAACCGAAACAAGGCTTTGTCATTGTGCGAGCAGATAACAGTTGGCAATATCAAGCCGACCATCGTGGCACCTATTACAGCAAGGAAACAGGCGAAAAAGTAGAACATACTGCACTGGGTGAATTGCCTGATAATTTAACTGTGCTTGAGCCTCTTGCTGAACCGTGCAAGTGGAATGGCACAGAATGGGTGAAAGATGAAGCGAAAATTGCCGAAATCAAATCCCAACAACAAGCCGAAATGTGGGAACGTATTAAACAAAAACGCCACGACAACTTACGCGGAGGTGTGTTTGTACGGTCGATTGGTAAATGGTTTCATTCCAATGATGAAAGCCGTCAGCAATACACCTTTATGCGAACGCTTGAGCAGCTGCCGCCCAATATGCAATGGAAAACTATGGAGAATGCGTTTGTTCCATTTAATGGAGCTATTTTGGACGAGCTTTCCTTGCAACTGATTGCCGATGAGCAAGCGGATTTTGCCAACGCAGAACGCCACAAGCATTTAATGGAACAGGTGGAAAATCCGCTCAATTACGATTTTTCAGACGGCTGGACGACGACTTTTACGGAGTAG
- a CDS encoding nucleotide-binding protein, with amino-acid sequence MKMKFSGNIDELKSQLTEGGFSNYDEKQNNGCYCFRFPNGSILNFWSSNGTVNLQGKTDENLSEFVHRICGSKIQHSNKISNEPVTPAQIEAKGKVFVVHGHDTAAREQLELVLHKLGIEPFVLQNTSGGGLTIIEALEKEIGQNPSEVTFGIVLLTPGDMGYSKSSRPEEAEPRARQNVVLEMGMLLSSIGRSRVAILKKGHLEVPSDANGILYISFNEHVRETVPRLVERLNQSGFKMTPENIARASS; translated from the coding sequence ATGAAAATGAAATTTTCAGGAAATATCGATGAATTAAAAAGCCAATTAACTGAAGGAGGCTTTTCTAATTATGATGAAAAACAAAATAATGGTTGTTATTGCTTTAGATTCCCAAATGGTTCCATATTAAATTTTTGGTCTAGCAATGGAACTGTAAATTTACAAGGGAAAACAGATGAAAACTTATCTGAATTCGTTCATAGAATATGTGGCAGCAAGATACAACACTCAAATAAAATTAGTAATGAGCCTGTTACTCCTGCTCAAATAGAGGCTAAAGGAAAAGTTTTTGTCGTTCATGGTCACGATACCGCAGCAAGAGAACAGTTAGAATTGGTTCTTCATAAATTAGGAATTGAACCCTTTGTATTGCAAAATACTAGCGGAGGAGGATTAACTATCATTGAAGCTTTGGAAAAAGAAATTGGACAGAATCCTTCTGAAGTCACTTTTGGTATTGTTCTATTAACTCCAGGTGATATGGGATATTCAAAAAGTTCAAGACCAGAGGAGGCTGAGCCTAGGGCTAGACAAAATGTCGTCTTAGAAATGGGGATGTTATTATCATCCATTGGTAGAAGTAGAGTGGCTATTTTAAAGAAAGGACATTTAGAGGTCCCATCTGATGCTAATGGAATTTTATATATATCTTTTAACGAACATGTGAGAGAGACTGTTCCAAGGCTTGTGGAAAGATTAAATCAAAGTGGTTTTAAAATGACGCCAGAGAATATTGCTAGAGCATCATCGTAA
- a CDS encoding phage tail protein yields MAKLQYPSIIETSPKLTALADLSKRLNRLDKSQIMTSFVDLVPTEFLELLAEKWSVTSYDGWLLAESVEAKRKLIKRAVELHRYKGTPWAMREIIRQLGFGEVEIIEGLFDKRRDGSFIRDSTYYHGDRSKWAHYRVILQQAITNDQADLLRKTLRVFAPARCVLASLDYRQATLRHNGMAIRNGRFNRGTA; encoded by the coding sequence ATGGCTAAGTTGCAATATCCCAGCATTATCGAAACTTCGCCTAAATTGACCGCACTTGCTGACCTTAGCAAGCGGTTAAATCGGCTGGATAAATCGCAAATTATGACTAGCTTTGTGGATTTAGTCCCGACCGAGTTTTTAGAACTGCTTGCCGAAAAATGGAGTGTCACCAGCTATGACGGCTGGTTACTTGCAGAAAGTGTAGAAGCCAAACGGAAACTCATCAAGCGAGCCGTCGAACTGCACCGCTACAAAGGCACACCGTGGGCAATGCGAGAAATTATTCGCCAGCTGGGATTTGGCGAAGTGGAGATTATTGAAGGCTTGTTTGACAAACGTCGCGACGGTTCATTTATCCGAGATAGCACTTACTACCACGGCGACCGTTCAAAATGGGCGCATTACCGCGTAATTTTGCAACAAGCCATCACCAACGACCAAGCCGATTTACTGCGAAAAACCTTGCGTGTTTTTGCTCCTGCTCGCTGTGTGTTAGCGAGCTTAGACTACCGTCAAGCAACACTTCGGCACAACGGTATGGCAATACGTAACGGCAGATTTAACCGAGGCACAGCTTAA
- a CDS encoding enoyl-CoA hydratase — MAIYLALYKHKRDWRKEPFKALADRATRFFTKGKYSHCEIAVERIEFTNGHHYEHQTVFDCYSSSVQDGGVRCKQIDVSDNTKWDLIPLNEVTEEQIKAYFNRTSGKAYDWWGALGIVLSIKQKRSKYFCSEWCFNAIHGSEEGWRFSPNQLAAMFIKG, encoded by the coding sequence ATGGCAATTTATTTGGCGTTATACAAACACAAACGTGATTGGAGAAAAGAACCATTCAAAGCCCTTGCCGACCGAGCTACTCGCTTTTTCACGAAGGGCAAATACTCCCACTGTGAAATCGCCGTGGAACGCATTGAATTTACCAACGGGCATCATTACGAACATCAAACCGTGTTCGATTGCTACTCATCCAGCGTGCAAGATGGCGGCGTGCGTTGCAAACAAATTGATGTATCCGATAACACCAAATGGGATTTAATCCCCCTTAACGAGGTCACCGAGGAGCAAATTAAAGCTTATTTTAACCGCACTTCTGGCAAGGCTTATGATTGGTGGGGTGCGCTTGGCATTGTGTTGAGCATTAAGCAAAAACGCAGCAAGTATTTTTGTTCTGAATGGTGTTTTAATGCGATTCATGGGAGTGAAGAAGGTTGGCGATTTAGCCCGAATCAGTTGGCTGCAATGTTTATTAAGGGATAA